CGTAGGCCGTGCCGCCGCCGATCGCCGCGGCGACGATGGCCACGGCGGCGAGGAGGGCGACGGGCCCGCGCGGCCGGCGCCGCGACCTCGGCGGCTGGGCGACCGGCTCGGCGAGGAGAGTGGTGGGGGCTTCGCCGGCAGCGGCCCCGGGCATCGGCTGGAACGCCGGCGGGGGCGGCCACTCGGGGTTCACGGGAGAGGAGGCGTGCTGCTGGGCGCCCTGATACGGGTTCTGGTGATCGCCGCTGCGGCGGAAGCTCTCGGTCATGACAACGAGCTTGTCGCCCGACCATGAGAGCTTCCTGAGTGCCGGCTGAGAAGCCCGGCAGAAGGTCGTATGCCCGATGTAAAGACGATTCCGGCAGTTGAGGAAGGTCTCTCAGAAAGCCCTCATCGACGAGTGCTCAGACACACCCGCACGACCGCCGCGCGACCAGCCGCGACGGGAACACCTTCAGCCGCTCCCGCCGCGAACCCGCGACCCGCAGCCCGTCGTCCAGGACCAGATCCACCGCGGCCCGGGCCATCGCCGACCGGTCCGAGGCGACCGTCGTGAGCGGCGGATCCGCCAGCGCCGCTTCCTTGATGTCGTCGAACCCGGCGACGGCCAGTTCCCCCGGCACATCGATCCGCAGCTCGCGCGCCGCGCGCAACACGCCGATGGCCTGGTCGTCGGTGGAGCAGAAGATCGCCGGCGGACGCTTCGGCCCGGCCAGCAGCTCCAGCGCTATGCGGTACGCGTCGTAGCGGTTGTACGGCGCCTCGAACAGCCGCCCCTCCGTGGGGATCCGCGCCTCCGCCATCGCACGCCGCCAGCCCTCGACGTGATCGGAGACCGGGTCGCCGACCGCGGGGGTCTCCGCGGTGCCGCCCATACAGGCGACGTACTCGTAGCCGTGCTCGAGCAGGTGGCGTACGGCGAGCTGGGCGCCGCCCAGGTCGTCGGTGACGACGGCGACGTCGTCGATGGCCTCGGG
The DNA window shown above is from Streptomyces chartreusis and carries:
- a CDS encoding LacI family DNA-binding transcriptional regulator; this encodes MAKVTRDDVARLAGTSTAVVSYVINNGPRPVAPATRERVLAAIKELGYRPDRVAQAMASRRTDLIGLIVPDARQPFFGEMAHAVEWAAAERGKMVLVGNSDYVGEREVHYLRAFLGMRVSGLILVSHALNDLAAAEIEAWDARVVLLHERPEAIDDVAVVTDDLGGAQLAVRHLLEHGYEYVACMGGTAETPAVGDPVSDHVEGWRRAMAEARIPTEGRLFEAPYNRYDAYRIALELLAGPKRPPAIFCSTDDQAIGVLRAARELRIDVPGELAVAGFDDIKEAALADPPLTTVASDRSAMARAAVDLVLDDGLRVAGSRRERLKVFPSRLVARRSCGCV